In one Halorubrum sp. CBA1229 genomic region, the following are encoded:
- a CDS encoding amidohydrolase: MNTLRVTGGRVLRPDGAVTESDVTVDRDGGTVLAVGDETGGVADENVPSSADETLDAEGSLVIPGLVNAHTHVAMTLLRGYADDKPLDAWLREDIWPAEAELTPDDIEAGAALGALEMIRSGTTAFADMYFAMDRVADVVDRAGLRARLGHGVVTVGKEEADARADVEESLAVARELDGAADGRIRTAFMPHSLTTVGEELLREGVAEARAAGVPVHLHANETTDEVDPIVDERGERPIAYAADIDALGPDDFFAHGVHLDDDEIDRLADAGTAVVHCPASNMKLASGMAPVQRLREAGVTVALGTDGAASNNDLDVFDEMRDAAMLGKLAADDAAAVPAEAVVEMATAAGADALGLPGGRIEPGAAADLAVVDLDAPHLTPVHDPVSHLAYAARGSDVRHTVCDGEVLMRDREVLTLDADAVQERAAEAAAALVARVDGGDGL; the protein is encoded by the coding sequence ATGAACACGCTTCGCGTGACGGGCGGCCGGGTGCTCCGTCCGGACGGCGCCGTGACCGAGTCGGACGTGACGGTCGACCGCGACGGGGGGACGGTCCTCGCGGTGGGCGACGAGACGGGGGGCGTCGCCGACGAGAACGTCCCATCGAGCGCCGACGAGACCCTCGACGCCGAGGGCTCGCTCGTGATCCCCGGGCTCGTCAACGCGCACACGCACGTCGCGATGACGCTGCTCCGCGGGTACGCCGACGACAAGCCGCTGGACGCGTGGCTGCGGGAAGACATCTGGCCGGCGGAGGCCGAGCTGACGCCCGACGATATCGAGGCCGGCGCCGCGCTCGGCGCGCTGGAGATGATCCGCTCCGGGACGACCGCGTTCGCGGACATGTACTTCGCGATGGACCGGGTGGCCGACGTCGTCGACCGCGCCGGCCTGCGCGCGCGGCTCGGCCACGGCGTCGTGACGGTCGGGAAAGAGGAGGCCGACGCCCGCGCCGACGTCGAGGAGAGCCTCGCGGTCGCCCGCGAGCTCGACGGCGCCGCCGACGGGCGGATCCGGACCGCGTTCATGCCGCACTCGCTGACCACGGTGGGCGAGGAGCTCCTGCGCGAAGGGGTCGCCGAGGCGCGGGCGGCGGGCGTCCCGGTCCACCTCCACGCGAACGAGACGACCGACGAGGTCGACCCGATCGTCGACGAGCGCGGGGAGCGCCCGATCGCGTACGCGGCCGACATCGACGCGCTCGGCCCGGACGACTTCTTCGCGCACGGCGTCCACCTCGACGACGACGAGATCGACCGGCTCGCCGACGCCGGGACCGCGGTCGTCCACTGCCCGGCCTCGAACATGAAGCTCGCGAGCGGGATGGCCCCCGTCCAGCGGCTCCGCGAGGCGGGCGTCACGGTCGCGCTCGGCACCGACGGGGCGGCCTCGAACAACGACCTGGACGTCTTCGACGAGATGCGCGACGCCGCCATGCTCGGGAAGCTCGCCGCGGACGACGCCGCGGCGGTCCCGGCCGAGGCGGTCGTGGAGATGGCGACCGCGGCGGGCGCGGACGCCCTCGGCCTCCCCGGCGGCCGGATCGAGCCGGGCGCGGCCGCCGACCTCGCCGTCGTCGACCTCGACGCCCCGCATCTCACGCCCGTCCACGACCCCGTCTCCCACCTCGCGTACGCGGCGCGCGGGAGCGACGTCCGGCACACGGTCTGTGACGGCGAGGTCCTCATGCGCGACCGCGAGGTCCTGACGCTCGACGCCGACGCGGTTCAGGAGCGCGCCGCCGAGGCCGCCGCCGCCCTCGTCGCCCGCGTCGACGGCGGCGACGGTTTATAA
- a CDS encoding DNA primase → MKGRTTAVLLVAVVALGAMAGVAAADGHLNVSVETDDAEPTVNVTDENGTAVENATVVVSVVDAENESYAGAGEYETDANGTVDLPAPEEDVTVEVTVASGNDTASTTVDLEAPDGLELGVENTDGEPVVTVTDNDTAVENASVNVTTADENASYAGTGDYETDANGTVDLPAAEEDVTVNVTAEYENESVTETVDLEAPDGLELDVENTDGEPVVTVTDNDTAVENASVVVALADDADENASYAGTGDYETDENGTVDLPAAEEDVTVEITAEYENETVSTTVDLTTGEEADEEQPFGLQVREFIESLEDREGGIGAAVSDFVTENNPGNAPDHAGGPGGPDDADDADDEDADAENESDAPGNAPDHAGPNGDDGERGPPDHAGPDGDDDADDEDAEEDDAEEDDAEEDDAEEDDADDEDAEEDDAEEDDEEDEDDEEDEDDEDDGERGPPDHAGGPGGN, encoded by the coding sequence ATGAAAGGACGCACGACAGCAGTTCTGCTGGTCGCGGTCGTCGCGCTCGGCGCGATGGCCGGCGTCGCGGCCGCCGACGGTCACCTCAACGTGAGCGTCGAGACGGACGACGCGGAACCGACCGTTAATGTGACCGACGAGAACGGCACCGCCGTCGAGAACGCCACCGTGGTCGTGAGCGTCGTCGACGCGGAGAACGAATCGTACGCGGGAGCGGGCGAGTACGAGACGGACGCGAACGGCACCGTCGATCTCCCCGCCCCCGAGGAGGACGTGACGGTCGAGGTGACCGTCGCCTCCGGGAACGACACCGCCTCCACGACGGTCGATCTCGAGGCGCCCGACGGCCTCGAGCTCGGCGTTGAGAACACCGATGGCGAGCCCGTCGTCACGGTCACCGACAACGACACCGCGGTCGAGAACGCCTCCGTGAACGTCACGACCGCCGACGAGAACGCCTCGTACGCCGGAACGGGCGACTACGAGACCGACGCGAACGGCACCGTCGACCTCCCCGCCGCCGAGGAGGACGTGACGGTGAACGTCACCGCCGAGTACGAGAACGAGAGCGTCACCGAGACGGTCGATCTCGAGGCGCCGGACGGCCTCGAACTCGACGTTGAGAACACCGACGGCGAGCCCGTCGTCACGGTCACCGACAACGACACCGCGGTCGAGAACGCCTCGGTCGTCGTCGCGCTCGCCGACGACGCGGACGAGAACGCCTCGTACGCCGGCACGGGCGACTACGAGACCGACGAGAACGGCACCGTCGACCTCCCCGCCGCTGAGGAAGACGTCACCGTCGAGATCACCGCCGAGTACGAGAACGAGACCGTCTCGACGACGGTCGACCTGACGACCGGTGAGGAGGCCGACGAGGAGCAGCCGTTCGGCCTGCAGGTCCGGGAGTTCATCGAGAGCCTCGAGGACCGCGAGGGCGGCATCGGCGCCGCCGTCTCGGACTTCGTGACGGAGAACAACCCGGGTAACGCGCCGGACCATGCGGGCGGCCCCGGCGGCCCGGACGACGCGGACGACGCGGACGACGAGGACGCTGACGCAGAGAACGAGAGCGACGCCCCCGGCAACGCGCCCGACCACGCCGGTCCTAACGGCGACGACGGCGAGCGCGGCCCGCCGGACCACGCCGGTCCTGACGGCGACGACGACGCGGATGATGAGGACGCGGAAGAGGACGACGCAGAAGAGGACGACGCGGAAGAGGACGACGCAGAAGAGGATGACGCGGACGATGAGGACGCGGAAGAAGATGACGCCGAAGAAGATGACGAGGAGGACGAAGATGACGAGGAGGACGAAGATGACGAAGACGACGGCGAGCGCGGCCCGCCGGACCACGCGGGCGGCCCCGGCGGTAACTGA
- a CDS encoding adenosylhomocysteinase, which translates to MSETAYSPVSQHLSDLEMAREEGRRKMDWALQHMPILNALREEFVDEQPLAGETIAMAMHVEAKTANLVELLAEGGAEVAITGCNPLSTHDDVSAALDTHESITSYAVRGVDDDEYYDAMHACIAHDPTITVDDGMDMVKLVHEEYPELIDSIVGGAEETTTGVHRLRAMDADGELNYPVFAVNDTPMKQLFDNVHGTGESSLATIAMTTNLSWAGKNVVVGGYGQCGKGVAKKASGQNANVIVCEVDPRKALEAHMEGYEVLPMAEAAEKGDVFITTTGNRDVITREHFERMQDGVLLANAGHFDVEVNLEELDDLAVDRYEVRDGVEGFEMDDGRVLNVLAEGRLVNLAAPISLGHPVEVMDQSFGVQAVVVRELAERGDDYGPGVHDVPDELDREVAEIKLAAEGVDHDDLTDEQREYMGSWEHGT; encoded by the coding sequence ATGAGCGAAACCGCGTATTCGCCGGTGTCACAGCACCTCTCGGACCTCGAGATGGCCCGGGAGGAGGGGCGCCGGAAGATGGACTGGGCGCTCCAGCACATGCCAATCTTGAACGCGCTCCGCGAGGAGTTCGTCGACGAGCAGCCGCTCGCCGGCGAGACGATCGCGATGGCGATGCACGTCGAGGCGAAGACGGCGAACCTCGTCGAACTGTTGGCCGAGGGGGGCGCCGAGGTGGCGATCACCGGGTGTAACCCGCTGTCGACCCACGACGACGTGTCGGCCGCGCTCGACACCCACGAGTCGATCACCTCCTACGCGGTCCGGGGCGTCGACGACGACGAGTACTACGACGCGATGCACGCCTGCATCGCCCACGACCCCACCATCACCGTCGACGACGGGATGGACATGGTGAAGCTCGTCCACGAGGAGTACCCCGAGCTGATCGACTCCATCGTCGGCGGCGCCGAGGAGACGACCACGGGCGTCCACCGCCTGCGCGCGATGGACGCCGACGGCGAACTCAACTATCCCGTCTTCGCCGTGAACGACACGCCGATGAAACAGCTGTTCGACAACGTCCACGGCACGGGCGAGTCGTCGCTCGCGACCATCGCGATGACGACGAACCTCTCGTGGGCCGGCAAGAACGTCGTCGTCGGCGGCTACGGCCAGTGCGGGAAGGGCGTCGCCAAGAAGGCCTCGGGCCAGAACGCGAACGTCATCGTCTGCGAGGTCGACCCGCGCAAGGCCCTCGAGGCCCACATGGAGGGGTACGAGGTGCTCCCGATGGCCGAGGCCGCGGAGAAGGGCGACGTGTTCATCACGACGACGGGCAACCGCGACGTGATCACTCGCGAACACTTCGAGCGGATGCAGGACGGCGTCCTCCTCGCCAACGCCGGCCACTTCGACGTCGAGGTGAACCTGGAGGAGTTAGACGACCTCGCCGTGGACCGCTACGAGGTCCGCGACGGCGTCGAGGGGTTCGAGATGGACGACGGCCGCGTCCTGAACGTGCTCGCCGAGGGCCGGCTCGTCAACCTCGCCGCGCCCATCTCGCTTGGACACCCGGTCGAGGTGATGGACCAGAGCTTCGGCGTCCAGGCCGTCGTCGTCCGCGAGCTCGCGGAGCGCGGCGACGACTACGGGCCGGGCGTTCACGACGTCCCCGACGAGCTCGACCGCGAGGTCGCCGAGATCAAGCTGGCCGCCGAGGGCGTCGACCACGACGACCTCACCGACGAGCAGCGCGAGTACATGGGGAGCTGGGAGCACGGGACGTAA